The DNA segment CGCATTATCGTATTGGGCGTTAAACGCTTTCATCTCGATGTTACCCTGCTTCCGATGTTGAAAGCAGCCAACCAACGCGCCCAAGCTTTCGCCGCTTCCCGCAAAATCCCGTTTACACCGGCAGAAATCCGCATGAGCCTGCACGCCGTTCGACCTGCCAATCTTTTAATCGCCGAAACCGGGCATCTCATCGAAGATTGCGGCAATATGGTTGAAAACAGCATGGCATTGAAACAGCAGCTGGCCGATTTTTAATCAACCTATCAGCCGCACATTCGGCAATAAGCAATCAATTTCATGACAAACTAAATGCAGCGATACCCAACATAAAATGAAATGCGCTGCCTGTAAAAGCTTATAAAAAATATCCGCACATTTTCGTGCGGGTCAATTTATGGCATCAATTATTTTTGATTCAAACCCACACCACTCAATCAAGCTGCATCATTCGAGCCGCGCCGTTAACGGCATGTTGCCACCCGCTCCGATACAGCATTCTCTACTTTGCCGGTTCGCTCTTTAGATATATGCAAGGGCGGATGTCGCCTGCCGCCTGAAAGCAAAGCTGCTAAAATAACGCATTCGTTTTTTCAGACGGCCTTTTATAGTCAATTAACTCAATTTTAATGCAAGGCAGCAAGCCGCAGACGGTACACTCTTTAAACTAAGGCACAGCAACGCCGCAGTAAGTTAAGTTGATTGACCATATCTGTGCCAATATCTATTCGACAAAAGGATACCCCATGAACCGCAACGAAGCATTGTTCAACCGTGCCAAAGCCATCATTCCCGGCGGCGTCAACTCGCCCGTGCGCGCATTCGGCAGCGTCGGCGGCGTGCCGCGCTTTATCAAAAAAGCCCAAGGCGCATATGTTTGGGACGAAAACGATACCCGTTATATCGACTATGTAGGCTCGTGGGGGCCCGCGATTGTCGGCCACGCCCATCCCGAAGTGATCGAAGCTGTGCGCGAAGCAGCCTTGGGGGGGTTGTCGTTCGGTGCGCCTACCGAAGGCGAAATCGTGATTGCCGAAGAAATCGCCAAACTTGTGCCCAGCGTGGAACAGGTGCGCCTCGTCAGCTCCGGCACCGAAGCCACCATGAGCGCCATCCGCTTGGCACGCGGCTTTACCCAACGCGACAAAATCATCAAATTTGAAGGCTGCTACCACGGCCATTCCGACAGCCTGTTGGTTAAAGCGGGCAGCGGCCTGCTCACGTTCGGCAATCCCAGCTCCGCCGGCGTACCCGCAGATTTCACCCAACACACGCTGGTTTTGGAATACAACAACGTTGCCCAACTCGAAGAAACCTTCGCCCAAATCGGCAACGAAATCGCCTGCGTGATTCTCGAACCGTTTGCCGGCAACATGAACTTGGTGAGGCCGTCTGAAAACTTCATCAACGCGCTGCGTTCGCTTACCGAACAACACGGCGCGGTGTTGATTTACGACGAAGTGATGACCGGCTTCCGCGTGGCGTTGGGCGGCGCGCAATCGCTGCACGGCATCAAACCCGACTTAACCACCATGGGCAAAGTGATCGGCGGCGGCATGCCGTTGGC comes from the Neisseria dumasiana genome and includes:
- the hemL gene encoding glutamate-1-semialdehyde 2,1-aminomutase; translated protein: MNRNEALFNRAKAIIPGGVNSPVRAFGSVGGVPRFIKKAQGAYVWDENDTRYIDYVGSWGPAIVGHAHPEVIEAVREAALGGLSFGAPTEGEIVIAEEIAKLVPSVEQVRLVSSGTEATMSAIRLARGFTQRDKIIKFEGCYHGHSDSLLVKAGSGLLTFGNPSSAGVPADFTQHTLVLEYNNVAQLEETFAQIGNEIACVILEPFAGNMNLVRPSENFINALRSLTEQHGAVLIYDEVMTGFRVALGGAQSLHGIKPDLTTMGKVIGGGMPLAAFGGRKDIMACISPLGGVYQAGTLSGNPVAVAAGLKTLEIIQREGFYENLAKLTDQLVNGFQTASKEAGITFSADYVGGMFGLYFADSTPQSYADMTRSNIEDFKRFFHGMLERGVAFGPSAYEACFMSAAHTPELIDETVATAKEVFAEMAK